The DNA region TATCATGGTCCGGGGCAGACCCGGCGGGGTGACGTCGAAGTAGATTCCTTCAAGGATGTGAGAAGTGGGATGGCAGATAGTGTAGGTGACGAGTTTGAATTCAGCTCCTCTGGACAAGGGACGCTGGAGAGTTACGGTGATGAGGTCGTTTTCATAGATGTAATGGACCGGCCGGGTATTCTGCCGGATGCTTTGTATTTCCAGATCCCTGGCGTTCAGGACGATTTCGCTGAGCTTGTCGGTACGGACGAGGAAGGTGGTTTCGGCGGAGACTCCGACGCGTTCTTCGGTTATATCGAATGTGGCGGTGATGTGTTTGACCTGTACGAGCGGTTCGGGAAACTCGGCCGGGTGGTATCGGTAGGTATCTGCCATAATTATACTGTTATTTCCATTGGGCGTGATATCAGATAAAATCCGACGGCGAAGGATTTGACCCATTTGCAAAGTTGATATCCTATGACGCGGATATATACAACCAATGACAGAGATTGTATTCATCACCGATATTCACGGGAAGTTCGATACCGTCTATGAGATCTTCAATAGAGAAAACCCGGACTATGTCTTCATCGGCGGAGACGTCACCGATCTCGGCCAGACGCTCGACGGCGTTATACCCTTTATGGAAGACATTCCTGCGCCGACGTTCGTCGTTCCCGGGAACTGTGACAATCGTAATATCCTCACCGTGCTCGAGGCATCCGACGCAATCCCCATTCACAGAAAAAGCATCGATCTTGGAAAACTGACCATCTCGGGGATCGGCGGCTCGAACGCCACGCCGTTTTCCACGCCGTTTGAACACACCGAAGAGGAGCTTACGGCAATCACCAAGGAGGTCGCCGCGAAAACCGGAAAGAACCGGTGGAACATCCTTATCACCCATGCGCCGCCGTTCGGGGCTCTTGACGAGGTCGCCCCGGACGTACATGTCGGCGCATTTCCGATCGCAAAAATCGTAAAGGATTTCGACATCATCTGCTGCGGACATATCCACGAGCAGAAAGGCATCTGCGAACTGGAAAAGCGCATCTGCGTGAACCCCGGGCCGGCATACGATGGGAATTATGCACTCATCACACTGGATGATGATGAGGACGAACCAAAAATCGTGCTGAAAAACATCAGCGACCCAATAGAAGTCACGAAAGAATAATCTCCATCATCTTTTTTATATCTTCAGTGATCATTTGGGTCTTGGATTTCTCGATCAGAAGATTCCCGCCGGTCATGATATACGATGGGATAACCCGCACGTTTCCAAAATAGAACTCGCCGGCCCGCAGTTTGTAGGTCGCACCGGACGGGATGCAGTTTTTACCGGTCTGCTTTTTTGCGATCGTATTGAACGACTTTTTTGCCGTATCGCCCATGAGCATGACAACGCGGAGATTGGGGAAGCGGGAAAGCTCTTCCTCCAGCAGCGGCAGACTGCGTTTTATCGCGGATAGTTCCACGGCGTATCCGGTTTTAGGATATTTTACCGCGTTTGTAAGATAGATCCCGCGGTCGAGGAGATCCGAAACAGAGGAAACATCAACGCCCGCCTGCCGGAACAACGCGATCGCCGACTCTGCATACGAGGCCCCTGCGCTTCCGTAAAAATCCTCTTTGGGATCTTTTGGGACAACTTCGTTGATCATCACGACGTACACGGATGCAGGATCGACGAATATCTCAGGCGGCTGAGGGGTCATGTTTTTGATATTCAGGTTTTTCTGGAGTCCAGCAGGATCTCGAGATAGGATTTTGTCAGACGTTCGCCGACGATTCCTGCCATCTCTGCCGTTTTATTGATAACTGCGATCGCCTCGTCCTCGGAAAGGTCGAAGGAGGCTTCGATCTCCGAGAAGGTCCCAATCCCAGGCAGCGTGTCCAGCGTGACGAGCGCATTCTCGCACTGATACATCTCC from Methanocorpusculum labreanum Z includes:
- a CDS encoding uracil-DNA glycosylase family protein, producing the protein MTPQPPEIFVDPASVYVVMINEVVPKDPKEDFYGSAGASYAESAIALFRQAGVDVSSVSDLLDRGIYLTNAVKYPKTGYAVELSAIKRSLPLLEEELSRFPNLRVVMLMGDTAKKSFNTIAKKQTGKNCIPSGATYKLRAGEFYFGNVRVIPSYIMTGGNLLIEKSKTQMITEDIKKMMEIILS
- a CDS encoding metallophosphoesterase family protein; this translates as MTEIVFITDIHGKFDTVYEIFNRENPDYVFIGGDVTDLGQTLDGVIPFMEDIPAPTFVVPGNCDNRNILTVLEASDAIPIHRKSIDLGKLTISGIGGSNATPFSTPFEHTEEELTAITKEVAAKTGKNRWNILITHAPPFGALDEVAPDVHVGAFPIAKIVKDFDIICCGHIHEQKGICELEKRICVNPGPAYDGNYALITLDDDEDEPKIVLKNISDPIEVTKE